AAAAGCTTGCAGAAATGTAAAAAATCTAGGACCCTAAATATTTTATAAAACCTGTTAAAAATAGAAAAATAAATGTTATATAGAAATATTATATATAATATTTAAAGACTTTAAAAAGTAATTCTAATTAGAATTGTAAAAAAAGATAAAAATTATACTTCTAAATAAGAAGAAATAAAATAAATTAGCTTAAAAACAAAATTAATAAATGAAATAGACTAATTAATAAATAATTAGTCTAAAGTTGGATAATTTGGACTTTCATTAGTAATTAAAAAGTCATGTGGGTGAGATTCTTTAATACCGCTTGCAGTAATTCTAACGAAATTTGCAACTTCTTTCATTGTTTGAATATTTTTAGCACCACAGTAACCCATAGAAGATTTTAATCCACCAACTAATTGGAAAATAACCTCATTTACAGTTCCTTTATATGGAACTACACCTTCTACACCTTCAGGTACCAATTTTGAATGTTTCATTTGAGAACCTTTTTCTAACTCTTGGAAGTATCTGTCAGCTCCACCACCAGATCCACCAGTCATAGCTCCCATAGAACCCATTCCACGGTATTGTTTGAATTTTCTACCATTCATAGTTACTACATCACCAGGAGCTTCTAAAGTTCCTGCAAGCAAATTACCAAGCATCACTACATCTGCACCAGCACCAATAGCTTTTGCAATATCTCCAGAGTATCTTAAACCACCATCAGCAATAACCGGAATACCTGCTTCACTTGCAACATCAGCAACATCAGCAATAGCAGTTAATTGTGGAACACCAATACCTGCAACAATACGGGTAGTACAAATAGAACCGGGACCGATACCTACTTTAAGTCCATCTGCCCCATGAGAAATTAAATCTTCTGCAGCTTCATATGTAGCAATGTTACCCATACATAAATCTGCATCAATGTTATCTTTAATAGTTTCTGCAAATCTAACTACATTCATATTGTGAGCATGAGCACAGTCAATAGAAATAATATCAGCACCTGCTTGGTCTAAAGCCATAGCTCTATCAAGGTCAAAAGGGCCACATGCAGCAGCTACTAAATATTTGCCATTTTTATCAAGTGCAGCATTAGGGTGTTGATCTTGGTTTAAAATATCTTTAATAGTAAGAATACCTACTAAAGAACCATCTTCACTAATAACAGGTAATCTTTCCACCTTATTTTCATAAGCAATATCTAAAGCTTCTTCTGAGCTAATGTTCTCTTTAATAGTAACAACTTCAGAAGTCATTATTTCTTTAACTAATCTTTTAGACTCAGATTTTAAAAATGGCCTTACATCCCTTTTAGAAATAATTCCTACAATTTTATCATTTTCCATTACAGGAAGACCGCTAACAGATTCGTTCTCCATAATGTCTTGAACAGTTTCAATAGAAGATTCCGGACTAATGGTTACTACATCACGAACAGTGATATCCTCTGCACTTTTAACTTTTTTAACTTCTTTAACTTGAGATTCTTGATTAATATTACGATGAATTACACCGATACCTCCCTCTTGAGCAAGTGCAATAGCTAAATCTGCCTCAGTTACAGTGTCCATTGCAGCACTCATAATAGGAATATTTAATTTAATATCTTTAGTTAAACTAACCTTAGTATCTACATCTTTTGCTTCAATCCAAGAAGCATTAGGAACTAATAAAAAATCATCATAAGTATAACCAGGTTTTGCATTATAAATTTTATCAGAAAATTGCAATATTTTTACCTCCTTAAAAATTGTAAAAAAATAAACAACAAATATAATTAAAAATATTTAAAAAAATCATATTAATTTAAATGAATTAGAATAATTTAATTAAATATTTAAAAAAATCATATTAATTTAAATGAATTAGAATAATTTAATTAAATAAAATGATTAAATCAAAGATCATATAAATTTAGTTTTCAAAAGATTGTACGAGCTCTTTTAATTCAGCTACAGCATTATGATCAATGTGACCAGTATTTCTGTCTCCACCTACACAAGCAGCTCCTCTAACACCTACAACATCACAGCCAATATCATATAATGGTTTTAATTGATCTTTTTTAACAGAGCCTGCCAAAGCTACTTTTAATCCATAACTGTGAGCTTCTTCAGTGAATTTTTTACAATCATCAATGCTTAAGTAATCAAATAAAGTGTGTCCATCCTTTACAGCAGTATCTAACATAGCAATATCTGCACCAGAGTCTTTTGCTACTTTTGGAATATCCCAAGGACTCACTGCTCCAACCCTATGAGCATCAGCATAACCAGAAGCAACAACAGTAGCATTAGGATTATTATCCTTTACAGTTTTCACTACATTTTTCATTACTTCTAATCCTTCTTCATAGTTACTAGGACCATATAATCCTACTTTAATATAGTCTGCACCAGAAACCAATGCACCAATAGCAGCTAAAGAAACAGTTCCTGGTTTGTATGGAACATCTCCTAAAGTTGCACTTACAAGCATATCATCAGGAGTAATTTCCCTAATATCTTTAATTACCCAAGGGAAATTAGCTCCAAGGGAACCTTCTTTAGGATTTTTAACATCTACTATGTCTGCTCCACCTTCAATAGATTCTAAAGCTTCATCATGATTTATAGGACTAATTAATAAAAGCAAATATATTCCTCCAAAAACTATATCATTATTTATTTTTTCTAACTTAATAATTTTATAAATTTAATTATGATTTTAATATTTTTAATAATAATTCTAAAGAATAATTCTAAAATTTAATAAATTAATTTAAATTAAAATTTATTAAAATTTGGCTTAAATCTTGAAATTTTATTAAAAAATTTAATAAATTATAATTTAAAATTTTTATAAAATATTTTTCATTAATAAACTTTCAGATACAAAAAATATTATAAATATTATAAAAGATAATATTCTATAAAACATTTTAAATTATTTATAATTATATAAATAATATTATAAAAAGCTTTACATTTTTATTATAAGTTCTATGATTTCTTAAGAAAATATAGAGTAATAATAACTAATAAA
The sequence above is drawn from the Methanobrevibacter olleyae genome and encodes:
- a CDS encoding (5-formylfuran-3-yl)methyl phosphate synthase, translating into MLLLISPINHDEALESIEGGADIVDVKNPKEGSLGANFPWVIKDIREITPDDMLVSATLGDVPYKPGTVSLAAIGALVSGADYIKVGLYGPSNYEEGLEVMKNVVKTVKDNNPNATVVASGYADAHRVGAVSPWDIPKVAKDSGADIAMLDTAVKDGHTLFDYLSIDDCKKFTEEAHSYGLKVALAGSVKKDQLKPLYDIGCDVVGVRGAACVGGDRNTGHIDHNAVAELKELVQSFEN
- the guaB gene encoding IMP dehydrogenase; the protein is MQFSDKIYNAKPGYTYDDFLLVPNASWIEAKDVDTKVSLTKDIKLNIPIMSAAMDTVTEADLAIALAQEGGIGVIHRNINQESQVKEVKKVKSAEDITVRDVVTISPESSIETVQDIMENESVSGLPVMENDKIVGIISKRDVRPFLKSESKRLVKEIMTSEVVTIKENISSEEALDIAYENKVERLPVISEDGSLVGILTIKDILNQDQHPNAALDKNGKYLVAAACGPFDLDRAMALDQAGADIISIDCAHAHNMNVVRFAETIKDNIDADLCMGNIATYEAAEDLISHGADGLKVGIGPGSICTTRIVAGIGVPQLTAIADVADVASEAGIPVIADGGLRYSGDIAKAIGAGADVVMLGNLLAGTLEAPGDVVTMNGRKFKQYRGMGSMGAMTGGSGGGADRYFQELEKGSQMKHSKLVPEGVEGVVPYKGTVNEVIFQLVGGLKSSMGYCGAKNIQTMKEVANFVRITASGIKESHPHDFLITNESPNYPTLD